Proteins found in one Crassostrea angulata isolate pt1a10 chromosome 3, ASM2561291v2, whole genome shotgun sequence genomic segment:
- the LOC128177587 gene encoding post-GPI attachment to proteins factor 4-like, whose product MRPFKVLILQLLLFVTTFILIIPPLCIKLPFSKFYYVYNKKDDVSKKAELLNTKRYDRSLSYFGALQPDSSRQFYLDMEKSGQLDLVVTIVSVKRKDHENLGYLTQAVARMDKLLKEDTFFKRKFLFICNVDQNPYGHEEAKKLEKYIPVTHRFHNFTTYLEKSPHKSLYQQHSFDTYQKETIDYMFCLELAHSMNPDYVLMMEDDTLPLPQSLEVVNFKVKWLTSFRNPPIKDFAYIKLYYPPKWQGFANEVKRILEVVAIGMVGMGCFVLVFAFRKKRSVQHLFAVFGAIYFVLISLLLDRQNILELRRLASQFYSLNISPGCCTPAMFYPKWVIPELLKYLAGANNKYHTDIAIYNFITSQNLTAYQIEPNLFVHIGMYTSIHKNSRKDPQEFIFFGT is encoded by the coding sequence ATGAGGCCATTCAAAGTCCTTATCTTACAGCTCCTTCTATTTGTGACCACTTTCATATTGATAATTCCTCCTTTGTGTATCAAATTGCCATTCTCCAAATTTTACTATGTATACAACAAAAAGGATGATGTCTCAAAGAAAGCGGAATTACTCAATACAAAGCGATATGATAGGTCTCTCTCCTATTTTGGGGCATTACAACCAGATTCATCCAGGCAATTCTACCTTGATATGGAGAAATCAGGCCAACTTGACCTAGTTGTGACTATTGTTAGTGTAAAGAGAAAGGATCATGAAAACTTAGGGTATCTTACTCAGGCTGTGGCAAGAATGGATAAATTATTGAAAGAAGATACTTTTTTCAAACGAAAATTCTTGTTCATATGCAACGTTGATCAAAATCCATATGGCCACGAAGAAGCAAAGAAACTAGAAAAGTATATACCAGTGACACATCGCTTTCATAATTTTACAACATATCTAGAAAAGAGTCCTCACAAGTCTTTGTACCAACAGCACAGTTTTGATACTTACCAAAAGGAAACCATAGACTACATGTTCTGTTTAGAATTGGCACATTCCATGAATCCAGATTATGTGTTGATGATGGAGGATGATACTCTACCTCTCCCACAGTCACTGGAGGTTGTAAACTTTAAAGTAAAGTGGCTTACTTCATTCAGAAATCCCCCCATTAAAGATTTTGCTTACATTAAGCTTTACTATCCACCTAAGTGGCAAGGATTTGCCAATGAAGTGAAAAGAATTTTGGAAGTTGTGGCAATTGGAATGGTTGGAATGGGGTgctttgttttggtttttgcCTTTAGGAAAAAGAGATCTGTTCAGcatttatttgcagtttttggtgccatttattttgtattaatttctCTGCTGTTAGATCGTCAAAATATTCTTGAGTTGCGTAGATTAGCTTCTCAGTTTTACTCCCTCAACATATCACCTGGGTGCTGCACACCAGCCATGTTTTATCCCAAATGGGTCATTCCTGAATTGTTGAAGTACTTAGCTGGTGCAAATAATAAGTATCATACAGACATAGCAATTTATAATTTCATCACTAGTCAAAATCTTACAGCATATCAAATAGAGCCAAACTTGTTTGTACATATAGGTATGTACACTTCTATTCATAAAAATTCTCGAAAGGATCCACAAGAGTTCATATTTTTTGGTACTTGA
- the LOC128176644 gene encoding ribosomal protein S6 kinase alpha-5-like produces the protein MEAANSQSDTRNGGGTVTHELVNVNMEGRDKVGMKDFDLLKVLGTGAYGKVFLVRKTTGKDQGKLYAMKVLKKASIVQKTKTTEHTKTERQVLEAIRQAPFLVRLHYAFQTEAKLHLILDYVNGGELFTHLNQHEQFTEDQVRVYIGEIVLALENLHKLGIIYRDIKLENILLDSEGHIVLTDFGLSKEFLPSDKNYRAYSFCGTIEYMAPEVVEGGSSGHDFAVDWWSLGVLTYELLTGASPFTVDGERNTQSEISKRILKAEPPMPREFSAEVKDFIRRLLTKNPENRLGAKSAEEVKKHKFFKGLNWKHLAERKVPPPFVPKISHELDVGNFATEFTNMAPQDSPAAVPMNVEKMFKGYSYVAPSVIFSENTISNNLLCHDNSNQPRDIQIRYASHFKNSAFFQNYEIDLSEKPIGDGSFSICRKCLHKATQKQYAVKIVSRRLDCTREVNLLRKCQGHPNIVTLQESMVDEFHTYIVLELLKGGELLDRIRKKKSFTEPEASNIMLKLVNAVDFMHSKGIVHRDLKPENLLFVDESEDAEIKIVDFGFARLKPEMKKLETPCFTLPYGAPEVMKQMSGTKDGYDEACDLWSLGVILYTMLSGKVPFQTKSKNDSASTIMRRIKDGQFDFSSSEWKDVSQKAKDLIQGLLTVEASERMTMQAVKNSEWLMGSDSQVYSVTPLRTPGVLCHSNTVVHSQLSATMDAFKKATMEGFRLQNVEGAPLYKRRKEKRNSGEGRNNSTDSSNSNSSTGGGTQNSASSPISVRHLSSTSSTSHSSTCSMGFVPKIPQDVNLDDSGQFDIFENSQSISTPKFSLGDSDPGEKTLTPLPRGTKRVHSELLESVESDDGDNDDDIDDDEDEDGNDESVIVVSDDDSDGDGPHLNVKRPRTDTIVIPDD, from the exons ATGGAGGCCGCTAATTCCCAGTCAGACACCCGGAATGGGGGAGGAACAGTTACCCACGAGCTGGTTAACG TAAACATGGAGGGACGTGACAAAGTCGGAATGAAAGATTTTGACCTTTTGAAAGTTTTAGGAACAGGTG CATATGGCAAAGTTTTCCTAGTCAGAAAAACAACAGGAAAGGACCAGGGAAAACTGTATGCCATGAAAGTCTTGAAGAAGGCCTCCATCGTTCAGAAAACCAAGACGACAGAACACACCAAGACAGAGAGGCAGGTCCTCGAGGCCATAAGGCAGGCCCCATTCCTAGTCCGCCTCCACTATGCCTTCCAGACAGAGGCCAAATTGCACCTCATCCTAG ACTATGTAAATGGAGGAGAGTTGTTTACACATCTGAATCAACACGAGCAGTTTACTGAAGACCAGGTCCGTGTGTACATTGGAGAAATTGTACTAGCACTGGAAAATCTTCACAAA ttgggCATTATCTATAGAGATATCAAACTAGAGAATATTTTGTTGGACTCGGAGGGTCACATTGTACTGACAGACTTTGGCCTGAGTAAAGAGTTTTTACCCTCGGACAAA AACTATAGGGCTTACTCTTTCTGTGGCACCATCGAATACATGGCCCCTGAAGTAGTAGAAGGGGGCAGCTCTGGCCATGACTTT GCAGTTGACTGGTGGTCTCTCGGTGTTCTGACCTATGAGTTGTTAACTGGTGCTTCACCGTTCACAGTGGATGGCGAAAGAAATACACAATCGGAAATATCAAA ACGAATCTTGAAAGCAGAGCCCCCTATGCCACGGGAGTTTTCTGCAGAAGTGAAAGATTTCATCAGACGGTTACTTACTAAAAACCCAGAAAATCGGCTTGGTGCAAAAAGTGCTGAGGAAGTCAAAAAACACAAATTCTTCAAG GGTCTCAACTGGAAGCATCTTGCAGAGAGGAAAGTGCCTCCCCCATTTGTGCCAAAAATTTCCCACGAGCTTGATGTTGGTAACTTTGCCACTGAATTCACAAATATGGCTCCCCAAGACTCCCCTGCAGCTGTTCCAATGAATGTGGAGAAAATGTTTAAG GGTTATTCTTATGTGGCTCCTTCAGTCATATTTAGTGAGAATACCATCAGTAATAATTTACTGTGTCATGACAATTCAAACCAACCAAGAGATATTCAAATCAGATATGCTAGTCATTTTAAG AACTCcgcattttttcaaaattatgaaattgatTTGTCTGAGAAGCCAATAGGAGATGGAAGCTTCTCTATATGTCG TAAATGTCTCCACAAGGCTACTCAGAAACAATATGCAGTGAAAATAGTCTCTCGTCGGTTGGATTGCACTCGGGAAGTCAACCTCTTAAGAAAGTGCCAGGGTCATCCAAACATAGTCACTCTTCAGGAAAGCATGGTTGATGAG TTCCATACTTATATTGTCCTGGAACTACTAAAGGGAGGAGAATTGTTAGACAGAATCAGGAAAAAGAAAAGTTTCACTGAACCAGAGGCTAGTAATATCATGCTCAAATTAGTCAATGCTGTAGACTTCATGCACTCTAAAGGGATTGTTCACAGGGATTTAAAACCAGAG AACCTGCTCTTTGTTGATGAATCTGAGGATGCAGAGATCAAGATTGTCGATTTTGGATTTGCTCGCCTGAAACCAGAGATGAAGAAGTTGGAGACACCATGTTTTACCTTGCCATATGGAGCTCCGGAGGTCATGAAACAGATGTCAGGAACCAAGGATGGCTATGATGAGGCCTGTGATCTATGGAGTCTTGGTGTTATTCTa TACACAATGTTATCTGGAAAAGTTCCATTTCAAACCAAGAGCAAAAATGACAGTGCCTCTACCATCATGAGGAGAATAAAAGATGGGCAGTTTGATTTCTCAAGCTCAGAGTGGAAGGATGTGTCCCAGAAAGCAAAGGACCTGATTCAAG GTTTGCTAACTGTTGAAGCCAGTGAAAGAATGACAATGCAAGCTGTGAAGAATAGTGAGTGGTTGATGGGAAGTGACAGTCAAGTGTACTCAGTGACCCCTCTCAGGACCCCAGGGGTGTTGTGTCACAGTAACACAGTGGTTCATTCTCAACTCTCCGCCACAATGGATGCCTTCAAAAAGGCAACCATGGAGGGTTTCAGACTGCAGAATGTGGAAGGGGCTCCTCTGTATAAAAGGCGAAAGGAGAAACGCAACTCAGGGGAGGGAAGAAATAACTCGACTGATTCCTCCAATTCCAATTCCAGCACAGGAGGGGGAACCCAGAACAGTGCGTCCTCACCAATCTCTGTGCGACACCTGTCCAGTACCTCTAGCACTTCTCACAGTTCTACCTGTAGCATGGGCTTTGTTCCCAAAATACCTCAGGACGTTAATTTAGACGACTCTGGCCAGTTTGACATATTTGAGAATAGTCAGAGCATCAGTACTCCAAAGTTCTCTCTGGGAGACTCCGATCCGGGAGAGAAAACTCTCACCCCTCTCCCCCGGGGCACAAAAAGAGTCCACAGCGAGCTGTTAGAGAGTGTGGAGTCGGATGATGGAGACAATGATGATGATAtagatgatgatgaagatgaagaCGGAAATGATGAAAGTGTCATTGTTGTGTCTGATGATGACTCAGATGGAGATGGCCCTCATTTGAATGTTAAAAGACCCCGAACGGACACTATCGTTATCCCCGATGACTGA